A window of Phragmites australis chromosome 2, lpPhrAust1.1, whole genome shotgun sequence genomic DNA:
GTTTCTTGTAGCTTTGAGatgatgttatgtctaggtacaagttcgacttatatgcttagccatgcttaggtctttcggtagaagtcaaacgaTGGCtttttccgttgttcgcgagcataggatttACTTTTGTCGTACAAATACAAGGTTGACGTTgttatggttggttgagtggtgagtatgagacgagatgtgggtggtgttaggggtgtcatctgccttCAAGGAAAGTCCGAGGGTAGTTCTAGAAGGGAatccggacaccgtaggccgcttacatcatttaaggccgatcgtcggggtagttggctttagcatttaccttactcaccacatgccgatctaatggtaatgcgagctgaataccttcgcagttgtggctttgtggggcctgaacatcgacggtgtgagtgggcaggcttgtaagtggtactagtttgctccgggagtagttctactACTGccgcgtcgagcgatgcatgcaACACACAGTTGGggctagttgggaaaggttgacataggtacccccttgtgtgcactttagcaggtggcacaagccgtatgatccccaagtcgtgtgggtccaagagtatccccttgcagggtgtaaaaacagttcgaactaccgcgctttcggtcatgagcatgctatggtTTTATTTGCACCCGGTCATAGAGTTCTCGCTTGTGGATGATGGTTCGGTTATGTGGTgtgtggttcggatatgtgggaggtggtcgagatggcacttgttatacattgatgctattgtggttacagtttcatatgatcagttggtagttgcagggtaatttcatatatgttggttaagttagttgctcacacatatgtctaggttgcttactgctttaattaacttaaccgcatgtttatattcttgctaacagctcaatacataatccttgaagtcgggatattatatacccatattgtgtaagtcttgcgattaccttcgtactcagtgtgatgcccttaagttgatgcaggtacttCAGCTGCTGAGGAAtgggcggtgttcggctactttatgcctaccgatcagggtggcgggcaggagtattGCATCCTACTTCGAAGCTCGAGCTTTTAGAGTGGGGcttaagggcatgtggctccactctcttttgttgtctagtttattctttccgcCCATCGAAGGTGAACCTTACCCGTGAGGGGCAGCTATTGAGGAATGGTCTCACACGCCCCCTTCGGACGGTGAGTAGAAGACCTCTGGTGAATATTGTTTACTGGCGAATGATGCAGTTGTGTATTTCAGAAAATGCAGGACAAGCGACTCATGCCTTCTGGAGTAAACTGAAGGCCAACTCGCAACGTCAAGTATCATCACAGGCGAAGCCTCTGGCTGGCCTTCGGACGAAGACCGAAGTCCAGCCTGCAATGCTACGACGAAGCCAATAAGGCACGCCGAAGGTCCCGTCCGCAATGGACCTTCGGGAGCTCAGACGAAGGCGCGGCGTCCACCAGAGACCATGTAGAGGAGGAGGGTAAAGTTGTAAATATACTAATGTGCTTAGGAttgtaccaaaataccctcgaatatgccgggaatgtggcagttatGTAGGGCAATGTTGTAAAATATAActtggagtggttgagtacgggctataaatagaccgGCACTGTAACTAAAGTGACGATGGACATTAATGATATCGCATAATTTTCTATAAGCACGTTATTTTAGAAAACCTTCGGTTTTCCTCCGAAAGGGCCGAAGTCCTACCCCAGTGTTGGGTAACTTACTCTccaacaaaataatttattgCATATAATTAGTAAAAATGGCTGAATTAACTAACACGTGTATACAATTCGGTATAGGTTTGGAGTATAAGTAATTTTCTcttccactaacataatttttatattttcttctaatttttataCACTTTATAACTGAATGGCACTAAcgttattaaaaaaactaaaagactaatttttaatcaaatattactgTGACAAAATATTATAACAAAACTAGATATGTTGTTAGTGTGGGCTAACTTGTTGGTTTTttcaacaaagaaatcctaaACCCTGTCGGGGGCACACCATCGCGCTTGCGCTTCAGCATGTCTTGCCGATGCCGCACGACGGCACAAGTCCACGGCTGCCCGCACATCCCGTCAGTGAAGAATTGCGACAGCGATCCAAGACTTACTTTGACCCAACCACGTCAGGAGCAGGTCAAGATGGAATCGACATGAACACAAATTTAGTTTCCGAATCACGCGTCGTTACCACGGCATCTGCTTGCCTCACATCATGGCTAGCGTTTCCGGTGGTTCGAAAGTCTCTTTGTTAAAGCACAGTCACAAGAAATGGTTGACGTTTACTTTGAAAATTAAGCGTTGCTCGCGAGTCGAAAGACCAATCGGTCCTTTGTACCTGCCCTTTTCCATCGTTGCGTGCATCAGATTTCTCTCGCTGGGCGCGTACCCTGCCCGCTCTGTTGGACCTCAGTGCTGTACTGCTGTCAGTCTAAGTCCGAGCATTCTGAACATTTCTGGCCACACACACACTCAGTTTGTTTTTActtatcactatttttttaCTGAAACAAATTTGATTatctattttttgaaaaatatttataaatatttgaaaatatacaatactaataaagtttgtttcatgatgaatctaataatataaaaagttttaaatatctataaatcttttttagaaaaaacagATGATTAAATTTACTACAGTAAAAATAATGACAAGGAAAAGAAAGCCATGTGAATTTAGGACTTTGTTTAAGTTTCCTCGAGATGCAGACTTTCATGCATGAGCCATCTGAagatttctctaaaaaaaaaaaagacttttACGGTACAACTAAATAAGTGCATGCCGTctattttcttcatccggtgatttagattggcccaatgatactctatcgtccaccagtatcatgggtatcattaaagagtatcatgggtatcataagggtaggattggaaaaaaaaaacatgataaacttgtaaattatatgtttaattagggaaggtcaaaatgttagtttattcttcggataagctttcacttattctgttcatttcatttattagggttttcaccctcCGTCGGCCAGTCGATGATAGGTGGCGAaagtccgaagtccggtcagtcaatgacgtaattacccctaagggtactaagataattacaataatacctactaaaatagacggttggatcacaacaatgatactctccactatttagtatcatggtgtactgtaaaggttaaAAAAAAAGCCATCTGAAGACATACGACACTTCTGTTGTAAGTAAGTCCGAAAAAATCTCCGTGTCCGCTTGGCTTTAGTGCTGCAAATTGAATGCGATGGTACTGCATCTGGATGACATAGACGCACAATAATCCGTTTGTGAAAGGATTTTCCGAAATGGATTTTCTCTGTCAATGGTCCGTTATCAGATTCAAACAGTTTTAGCTCTTGCGGTCATGTCGATAAAAGATACGTATGATGGGAAGCTTCGTGGAGAGGGTGTGGGTTGAAATCCGAGGGACCGCCACCAAGTTACCATCCTTTTAGGTTTATCTGACTTCAGCCATGCATTGATAGAATCTAGAGTAGGGTTCTGTTTGTTTCACCTTCGAATTGTGGTTTTCAGtttttacaatccgaagctaaaacaaacagacagcttttggttatagctttttaaaatctgctggttggattgtgggaatctgataagctggtttttctcagcttttgatatattgtgaaagtctattttactaaactgtccatcaaagttttttagaatctacaacctaaaagcttttcacaatccaactttttacAATTCAGCTTTTCATAATCCAACTCCtataaactgcttttcagaatctctagcaaGGTGAATTATTGGACCGAGGACACGGTCTCCTCCGAGCTATAAACACCACACAGGTGCTTGGGATGACGGACACCTCGCCACCTTAGTCTTTGTCCTCCCCATGCTCCCAACCAAAATGGCACCTCACAGCTCGGCCGCTTGCCACCTTtgcgtcctcttcctcctcctgtccACCGCCACCCTCTCCTCCGCTGCCTCCACCTCGGACTCCTCCCTCTGCGCAATCCCCTCCCCTGCTCCCATGAACATCGCAGCCGGCAAGGAGGAGACCCTCCGACTCCTCCGCTCCTTCCAGCTCAACGCCGGCTACTTCTTTGGCGGCGAAGACATCCACTTCTCTAAAGATGAGAGCGACGACTTTTCCTACGTTGCCCGCTCTTTCTCCTTGGTTCCCCACCGCGTCGATCGCACCAACAACTCCGCCCTCCTCCACGTTGCCGCCACTTTGACCCTCTCCGGCGGCCGCGCCCGCCACCTCCTAGGGGCCCACCGGCGAAGCCATCGCTACGTGGGTGGCCACTCCGTCTCATTCAACCTTGATGGGTACTACTCCAACACCACCGGCGAGCTTTGCATGGATGGTTCCGGCACCTACTCCGAGGAGGACGGCTCCCTCGAACACCTCCCGGACGTCGTCCTCCACCTCCGCGTCCCCAACCCGTCCAGCCTTTCGGATCCCTTCGTCACTGGCCGCGTCAAGGGCGCCGGCTTCGAGGCCATCTCCCTCGTCGCATTCGCCGAAGACGACAGTTACGAGTACGGCAAGAGCGCCTCCTGCTGGCCGTCGGAGCCATCTTCCCCCGCGAGAGGAGCTGTCCAGGCGCTAGGCGCCAAGTTTTCGTGCGCGCACCTCAAAGAGCAGCTCGTGAGCTCGTACAAGCTGCGGTACGGCGGCGGCGCACACGCGTCGAGCGCTTCCCCTCTGCTGCGGCTGCAGGAGCAGCGCATGCACGTCAGCCAGGTGCAGTGCACCGCGGGCGGCGCCGCGCGCGCGTACGTGGTGTTCTCCAACAACACGAAGATGCGGGGGGATCTGCAGCTACGCCCACGCTTCATGGTCAAGGAGGAGGCGGTCGTCGCCGAAGGGCGCTGGGATTCTACTAGGGGCATGCTCTGCCTCAGGGCGTGCCGGCTGGTGCACTTAGGGCCGACGTCCCTGGCGGTGCAGCCGCAGGAGTGCGACATCGGGATGAGCTTCTGGTTCCCGGGCGTCTGGACGATCCGGGACCGGAGCGTCGTTGCCGGCATGCTTTGGAACTCGAGCCAAGCGGCTGGCAGCAAGAATGCCATCAGTGCGATATCTGCGTCCAGCATCGATGTCAACAACCATAGAAGCAACTTCTCAGACGTGAAGTACAACTACGATTACACCATAGTTGAGAAGGCGAAGAACCATTATCACAACCTCAAGAAGAAGGTTAAGGGGTCGTTCCCGGCTGCTAACTATACTTACCAAGACTTCGAGTTTAGTTTCTTCACGAGCCTGGGGCATGGAGACGCGTACCCGGTTACGATCGGGCCAGTGATGGTCTACGGGGATCGGCTGGCGGCCGACGATTCCTTCTCCCGGCATGCCGTGGTTAACATGGATCGCGAGCTGCTGGACGTCAGCTACGACATACGAAATTATGTTCACCATGCGGGTTGGGTGCGTCCTAAGAACGAGTCGTACCCAATCAGCTTTGAATTACGCCAAATCACAGCAGAAGGTGTCTACGATCCTAAGACCGGCATCCTGTGCATGATCGGTTGCCAAGAGCTCAACGGCTCGACGGACTGCAAGATTTTGATCACTGTTCAGTTCGCCTCGATTGACGCGCATGCGCAGGACCGCGGAAGGGGAGTTATCAGCAGCCTGAGGGACAGGACAGACCCTCTCTTCTTCGAGAAGATGGACATCATGTTCTTCGGAATGTACAGCGAGCAGATGTCCGAGGCGATCTCGCGGATGGACCTGGAGAGCATCATGCTGGTGATCTCCACGACGCTGCCGTGCGTCTTCACGGTCCTGCAGATCCTCCACACCAAAAGGAACCCCGAGGCGTCCGCCGCCACGTCCATCACCATGCTCGTCGTCCTGGCCCTGGGGTACGTCTACCCTCTGGTGCTCAGTTCCGAGGCTCTGTTCGTGAGCAGGAGGAGGCACTACGTGCCATTCTGGAGTTACGTGCCGTACGAGCTGAGCCAGATGATGCTGAGGGCGCCCACGCTGATCTCCTTCGTGCTACAGCTGCGCCTCCTTCAGCTGGCCTGGTCCGGCCGGAACTCTGTCGCCGACCAGAGCAAGGCCGAAACGTCGTCGGCCGCCGAGAGGAGAGCGCTCTGGATATGCCTGCCATTGTACTTATTCGGCGGAGCACTGACCATCATCTTCCACGTGATAAACAACCGTGCCGCACGAGAGGACTCGCTCGCCGTTCGCATCGGTCCGGAGCCGGCGACGCTGTGGGAGGACCTCGTGTCGTCAGCAGGGCTGGCCCTGGACGGGTTCCTGCTCCCTCAGGTCGTCATGAACGTGTTCTCGGGCGCCGGGGTTCGAGCCATCTCGCCGTGGTTCTACGTCGGCTGCACCGTGGTACGCGCGATGCCTCATATCTACGACGTGATCAGGATCCAGGGCTACATGCCGAGCATGAAGCCGTCGTACGTGTACGCGGGCCCTCGCGACGACCGGTTCGGTGTCGCGTGGGACATCACTGTACCGTGCGTGACGGCGTTGCTGGCCGTGCTGTTGTTCCTGCAGCAGCGACGTGGTGGCCGCGGCGCCCTCTTGCTTCGCTCGCGGCGGCCAGGTGGATACGAGATGGTCTCTACCATTTAgcggaagatttttttttccagcttTTCACCTATTCCAAGCAATAATCGTCGTTACCACGGGCATCTCTCTCTGTGTACATGTCATGAAGCTTCGTTGGCAAATGGAGCACTATCCGCTGTTCCGTTTTACTAGAATGTATAATTTTGTCTCAAGTGCCAGCTTCAGAGAAGTCTATGGTTGACGTTTACTTTGAAAAGAAGGCGTGGATGCATCGATGAATCCATTGTACTGGTCCTTGATGGTTCTCAAATTTCCGCTCCACGCCTACTTTATCTTGCTGCTCTTGCCTCATGGACCGAGGTGCTGGTGGCAGTCTTTGTTGAATATTCCTAGCTGTTCTAGCCACGAATCGTTACTTTTTCGTTCCACGTGGTGCAGAGCTCATTACATACAAAAACTATGCGGTGATTTTCCTCAAACGCTGCTAGTTGAACGCCCGTACTTTACTACCCATATAAATATCAATTAGCATCTCCGATCTCTCAAATTATTTCATATCTATATTTCACTCCTTACTTGTCATCATACTCCAACCGACTTATTAAATCTCACTCTCTAAATTTCACTcttctatattttattagtatcctataaataaaaaatatttacaacagctaaattttgtatatgtttaaattttatttaaattcaaattgaattaaaagcacatgaaattataaaatacatataaatagagcattataaaagaactcactttttcatcatataatctatgactaaaaataattttagaaattaatctatcatataataagaatattagtaatttttctaggtttttaggaatttatttgagggaCTAACAATTGCTATaagtaataaaagtagttttttttttaagaattctagtttaaattttacacgggctttttaagtgaatctaattaaaatggattgtacATGTATTATTGAATgcgtataaaaaaattctatgattTTTAAGCAATAAAAGACTACTATTTTAATCAGAGAAGATTGAAAAAAGAAATTTTGGCTAGATGTGGCGAGGAAGGCTGAGCGCATTGGGAGCCGGTAAAAATGATGAAGCGGTTGAAGAGTCGGTTGGAGGCTTTTTTTTCagactctttattttttttatcatggtGAGCGAGATAAAAACCGGTTAAAGTTGCTCTTACGCTGAAGTACTTTACTAGTTGATGTTTATTTTTTCGCCTTTCCTGTGATAGATGATTGAAAATCACCTATCGTACCGTCGACGGCGTTGACAGGCATTTTACTTTCGGGGGTGTTTACCGGTGTTGGCCTTTGAGGGAGGGAGGCACTGGGAGCTAGCCAAGCCGCTCGGCGGTGGCGACGGTACATGGGTGGTACGACAAGTCGGCGATGGATCACTGGCGGGTGGTGTCCGGGGCGGGGACAACGAAAATTTTAACAgctcaaataaaaaatcagtgtAAAAATGATTCTAGAAATAGATAAAATTAATAAGATGGTTCAAGTTAATAGTATGACTAATATCACTGTAATATTTTGTCATAATAATTTtgatttaaaattaatattttttgtttttttaggaagtagtgtcatttagttacaaaacatataaaattagaagaaaagataaaaattatgttaatataagagaaaattatttatacttcaAACTTATACCCGAATCGTATATATGTATTTGCTCAATTtgtatacattttgatcaactGTTAAAATCATATATCAGGTGTAGCCAGCTCAACCAAAAACAGAATGTTGTGCATTACCTGTTTGTCTGCTTGATGCAATGACATTGAGCTATACAGTGTTTCTTAATCTATTTTCATAGTAagattttgaaagaaaaaaatcattatgttttattatgaattttaactgttgattaattgtattttacatgaactctttattttggtatttaatttttatactaATTTGTTCTTTTCTGAGACTACATTTGGTAtggatcattttttttctattttaacaCCTATTTtagttattatttattttatttggactctttatttagatattttacttCCCAACCCGTATGAAAATCAAACTgctaattttataatattttttaattctaaatttaactatttattaatcatatttgatatagaATCTTTTGTTTAATCTTGACCGttagatattcataacaatgagtggactagattttttctgattaatatgataattttgtgaATTTAAAAGAGAACATGGTGGCTAATTTTAACACTCAAACAATAATATAATAGCTCCTATAAATTTTCCCTTGCATTTAGTATTTTATGCATATTGAAATATGCATTTAACAATTTCCTTGAACGTGAgaataatcaatatgctaaaatgGCTAATCATTAAAAATCACCAAACTTATTCCCAAGTCTTTTGGAAGAGGGGTGCGGTTGCTGCTTTGCAGCTGAGTAGGAGAGGGAGGGTGA
This region includes:
- the LOC133908474 gene encoding uncharacterized protein LOC133908474 encodes the protein MLPTKMAPHSSAACHLCVLFLLLSTATLSSAASTSDSSLCAIPSPAPMNIAAGKEETLRLLRSFQLNAGYFFGGEDIHFSKDESDDFSYVARSFSLVPHRVDRTNNSALLHVAATLTLSGGRARHLLGAHRRSHRYVGGHSVSFNLDGYYSNTTGELCMDGSGTYSEEDGSLEHLPDVVLHLRVPNPSSLSDPFVTGRVKGAGFEAISLVAFAEDDSYEYGKSASCWPSEPSSPARGAVQALGAKFSCAHLKEQLVSSYKLRYGGGAHASSASPLLRLQEQRMHVSQVQCTAGGAARAYVVFSNNTKMRGDLQLRPRFMVKEEAVVAEGRWDSTRGMLCLRACRLVHLGPTSLAVQPQECDIGMSFWFPGVWTIRDRSVVAGMLWNSSQAAGSKNAISAISASSIDVNNHRSNFSDVKYNYDYTIVEKAKNHYHNLKKKVKGSFPAANYTYQDFEFSFFTSLGHGDAYPVTIGPVMVYGDRLAADDSFSRHAVVNMDRELLDVSYDIRNYVHHAGWVRPKNESYPISFELRQITAEGVYDPKTGILCMIGCQELNGSTDCKILITVQFASIDAHAQDRGRGVISSLRDRTDPLFFEKMDIMFFGMYSEQMSEAISRMDLESIMLVISTTLPCVFTVLQILHTKRNPEASAATSITMLVVLALGYVYPLVLSSEALFVSRRRHYVPFWSYVPYELSQMMLRAPTLISFVLQLRLLQLAWSGRNSVADQSKAETSSAAERRALWICLPLYLFGGALTIIFHVINNRAAREDSLAVRIGPEPATLWEDLVSSAGLALDGFLLPQVVMNVFSGAGVRAISPWFYVGCTVVRAMPHIYDVIRIQGYMPSMKPSYVYAGPRDDRFGVAWDITVPCVTALLAVLLFLQQRRGGRGALLLRSRRPGGYEMVSTI